In a genomic window of Sulfurisphaera tokodaii str. 7:
- a CDS encoding proteasome assembly chaperone family protein, giving the protein MSQYEIIEKYTPILSKPSYLIVGLPDAGLVGVIATEYLIERLKLKEFAEIYAPTILPPISHVQDGIAKSPIRLYHNHNMIVFHSWIAIPSSAINVISRIIVDVAKKYGISNIISITGLPIQDRLNAEKLNAYWIANDYNTAQDLQKLGLMEKFGDGYIAGPYAPLLIESHKNNLSNFVIVVESFLDLPDPEASAIALTILSKYIGFSISVDELLKEAEDIRDKIKGLMEQTKQELPTYASNRPMTYA; this is encoded by the coding sequence ATGAGCCAATACGAAATTATTGAAAAATATACTCCAATTTTATCTAAACCTTCTTATCTTATAGTTGGATTACCAGACGCCGGATTAGTTGGAGTGATAGCAACAGAGTATTTGATAGAAAGGTTAAAACTTAAAGAGTTTGCCGAAATTTACGCGCCAACTATTTTACCCCCAATTTCTCACGTTCAAGACGGAATAGCAAAATCCCCTATAAGACTCTATCATAACCATAATATGATAGTATTTCATTCATGGATAGCCATACCCTCATCTGCAATAAATGTAATAAGTAGGATTATAGTTGATGTTGCAAAGAAATATGGTATTTCAAATATTATATCGATAACAGGATTACCAATACAAGATAGGCTAAACGCTGAAAAATTAAATGCATATTGGATAGCAAATGATTATAATACAGCTCAAGATTTACAAAAACTTGGTCTTATGGAAAAATTCGGTGATGGTTATATAGCTGGTCCATATGCTCCTTTGCTTATTGAATCACACAAAAATAATTTAAGTAATTTCGTTATTGTTGTTGAATCTTTTCTTGATCTACCAGATCCAGAAGCATCAGCAATAGCATTAACTATATTGAGTAAATATATAGGGTTCTCTATAAGTGTTGACGAATTACTAAAAGAAGCAGAAGATATTAGAGATAAAATTAAGGGATTAATGGAGCAGACAAAACAAGAATTACCGACTTATGCATCAAATAGACCAATGACATATGCGTGA
- the gcvH gene encoding glycine cleavage system protein GcvH produces MSEIIVGGKYKVLKDRYYSETDEWILVKENIAIVGITDYAQKKLRDIVGVELPEIDKEVKANDPVAVVESVKAAADIYSPLSGKVIETNQKLTESPELINKDPYGEGWIFKLEISDRNEIEKLLSPEKYSELIKQREGL; encoded by the coding sequence ATGTCAGAAATTATAGTCGGTGGAAAATACAAAGTATTAAAAGATAGATATTATTCAGAAACAGATGAGTGGATATTGGTTAAAGAAAACATAGCTATTGTGGGAATAACTGATTATGCACAGAAAAAACTACGTGATATCGTAGGTGTTGAATTACCAGAGATAGATAAAGAAGTTAAGGCTAATGATCCGGTTGCTGTTGTAGAATCCGTAAAAGCCGCTGCAGATATTTACTCTCCATTATCTGGAAAAGTAATAGAAACAAACCAAAAACTGACTGAGTCACCAGAACTAATAAATAAAGATCCTTATGGTGAAGGCTGGATATTTAAACTAGAGATAAGTGACAGGAACGAAATAGAAAAATTGTTAAGTCCGGAAAAGTATAGTGAATTAATAAAACAAAGAGAGGGATTATAA
- the gcvT gene encoding glycine cleavage system aminomethyltransferase GcvT yields the protein MFSTPLLDIELKLNADIGEFAGWKMPMKYTSYQEEHLAVRSSAAFFDLSHMGRLKITGKIDEFDLLIAKDIKKASYNTMIGPTAFLNDKGGFIDDVMTYKLSDTEFLIVTNAINREKVINWIKSNSSLEVEDLTFKYAMIAIQGRNVWNYIEKTDLQPLEFKINTKFLGEEVFLISRSGWTGEDGVEVWGSPEVISKIIQRLISVGVKPSGLICRDSIRQEMGFVLYGEDIDENITPVEARYWVFSLDKQFIGREKIVEQLKNGVEKIRVGLKLKKGERSIPRKDNKIKILDNEIGYVTSSTFSPYLNRVIGMGYINSKYALFGYSANIEIRNRQVEAKLQDFPFI from the coding sequence ATGTTTAGTACGCCTCTTTTGGATATTGAATTAAAACTTAATGCTGATATAGGCGAATTTGCAGGTTGGAAAATGCCAATGAAATATACTTCTTATCAAGAAGAACATTTAGCTGTACGCTCTTCTGCTGCATTTTTTGACTTATCACACATGGGGAGACTAAAAATAACTGGAAAAATTGATGAGTTCGATCTTTTGATAGCGAAAGATATTAAAAAAGCTTCCTATAATACTATGATAGGACCAACAGCATTTCTTAATGATAAAGGCGGTTTTATAGACGATGTAATGACATATAAGTTAAGTGATACCGAATTCTTAATTGTTACAAATGCAATAAATAGAGAAAAAGTAATAAATTGGATAAAATCTAATTCGTCATTAGAAGTAGAAGATCTAACATTTAAATATGCTATGATTGCTATACAAGGAAGAAATGTGTGGAATTACATAGAAAAGACTGATCTACAACCATTAGAATTTAAAATTAATACTAAATTTCTTGGGGAAGAAGTCTTTCTTATTAGCAGATCAGGGTGGACTGGAGAAGATGGAGTAGAAGTTTGGGGAAGCCCAGAAGTAATCTCAAAAATTATTCAAAGACTTATTTCGGTAGGAGTTAAACCATCTGGTTTAATTTGTAGAGATAGTATAAGACAAGAAATGGGATTTGTATTGTATGGAGAAGATATAGATGAGAACATAACTCCCGTAGAAGCAAGATATTGGGTTTTCTCTCTTGATAAACAATTTATTGGCAGAGAGAAAATAGTAGAACAGTTAAAGAATGGTGTCGAAAAAATAAGAGTTGGATTAAAATTAAAGAAAGGAGAAAGAAGTATTCCTAGAAAAGATAATAAGATAAAAATACTAGATAACGAAATTGGATATGTAACAAGTTCAACGTTTTCACCCTATCTTAATAGAGTCATAGGAATGGGGTATATTAACTCAAAATACGCTCTATTCGGCTACTCTGCCAATATAGAGATAAGAAATAGGCAAGTTGAAGCTAAATTACAAGACTTTCCATTTATTTAG
- the gcvPA gene encoding aminomethyl-transferring glycine dehydrogenase subunit GcvPA encodes MDMHPWLPNIKYIEEMLKSIGVNSIDDLFIDVPEEIKLKKELDLDYKKPLSEYEIILKLQELQNKNKRLKMPPFLGGGLCPHYVPEVVKFIIKRSEFYTAYTPYQPEISQGLLQALFEYQSLIAELFEMEVVNASLYDWGSALAEAIMMANRINKKKTVLVPKLMNPYHKEVVKTWTYGKGIKLVEIPPNERGTIDVSKLESMINEDDVSAIYIQQPNFYGIFEDEIEYIVDIAKKKKIITIMGVSPLALGLIKPPGEYEIDITVGDGQELGLSLNFGGPLLGILATRWDGQLVRQMPGRIVGLTKDSEGKRGFTLILQTREQFARREKATSNITTNEALMAIAAAVYLSLLGRNGIKELAKEIYIRSHYAKKRLEELGVNTVYNGDFFEEFAVDFRTDYDIIHSRLLEKNIHGGLKLGKTQALFCVTEVHTKSMIDELIESIREVFSG; translated from the coding sequence ATGGACATGCATCCATGGCTACCAAATATAAAGTATATAGAGGAGATGTTGAAAAGTATAGGAGTAAATAGCATAGACGATCTATTCATAGATGTGCCAGAAGAAATCAAATTAAAGAAAGAATTGGATTTAGATTATAAAAAACCTCTTTCTGAATACGAAATTATTCTTAAATTGCAAGAATTACAAAATAAAAATAAAAGACTTAAGATGCCACCTTTTCTAGGAGGTGGACTTTGCCCGCATTATGTTCCAGAGGTTGTAAAATTTATTATTAAACGTTCTGAATTTTATACAGCTTATACTCCTTATCAGCCAGAAATTTCTCAAGGACTACTTCAAGCACTTTTTGAATATCAAAGTCTAATAGCTGAGCTTTTTGAAATGGAAGTAGTTAATGCATCCCTTTATGATTGGGGTAGTGCTCTAGCTGAAGCTATAATGATGGCTAATAGAATTAATAAAAAGAAGACTGTGCTTGTTCCTAAACTTATGAACCCATACCATAAAGAAGTTGTAAAAACGTGGACTTATGGTAAGGGTATCAAACTAGTAGAAATACCTCCAAATGAAAGAGGTACTATTGACGTTAGTAAGTTAGAAAGTATGATAAATGAGGATGATGTTTCTGCAATATATATTCAACAACCTAATTTTTATGGAATATTTGAAGATGAGATAGAATATATTGTAGATATTGCTAAAAAGAAAAAAATTATCACTATTATGGGTGTTTCTCCACTAGCATTAGGCCTAATCAAGCCTCCTGGAGAATATGAAATTGATATTACAGTAGGAGATGGACAAGAATTAGGTTTATCTTTAAACTTTGGAGGTCCTCTTTTAGGAATTCTTGCAACCAGATGGGACGGACAATTAGTAAGACAAATGCCTGGCAGGATTGTGGGATTAACTAAGGATTCTGAAGGAAAAAGAGGATTTACATTAATCCTTCAAACTAGAGAACAGTTTGCTAGAAGAGAAAAAGCTACTTCAAATATAACTACTAATGAAGCATTAATGGCTATTGCAGCAGCTGTATATCTCTCCTTATTAGGAAGAAATGGAATAAAAGAATTGGCTAAGGAGATATACATTAGAAGTCATTATGCTAAGAAAAGATTAGAAGAATTAGGAGTAAACACTGTATATAACGGAGATTTCTTTGAGGAGTTTGCTGTTGATTTTAGAACTGATTATGATATAATTCATTCTAGGTTACTTGAGAAGAATATACACGGTGGATTAAAATTGGGTAAGACTCAAGCTTTATTTTGTGTTACTGAAGTTCATACTAAAAGTATGATTGATGAGTTAATTGAAAGCATTAGAGAGGTGTTTTCTGGATGA
- the gcvPB gene encoding aminomethyl-transferring glycine dehydrogenase subunit GcvPB, with product MSWHQAVWNEPLIFEYKGKGRIGFKIPEEEELKKEISINIPEKLRRKEIDLPELSELEVIRHFIRLSQMSFGVDNGMVPLGSCTMKYNPKIEEEAELLTQNLHPLQDDSTVQGILEVLYYMQKWLAEITGMDLCSLQVPAGAAGELAGVLMIKKYHETKGRGNRDEMLVADTAHGTNPASASMENFKVIYIKSNSEGLVDVDILKEIVSERTAGFMLTNPNTLGLFEENILDIAKYIHSVDAKLYYDGANLNGILGVVRPGDMGFDIVHLNLHKTFAVPHGGGGPGAGAICAKGEMVNFLPYPLVEKKDGKYSLSYIPKYSIGKIATFYGNVGNVVRAYTYILGLGAEGISMIGKMSTLATNYLISQLKNVRGLELIAPYRPRKHEVVFSAKTLAKETGVTANDVAKALLDRGFYAPTIYFPPNVEEALMIEPTETEPKEVLDSFAIAIKEIINTAYSNPKEILDTPKNTSVKRLDQVIANHPSSVTPTYRVKRLREEGKIGSLK from the coding sequence ATGAGCTGGCATCAAGCTGTATGGAACGAGCCTCTAATTTTTGAGTATAAAGGAAAGGGAAGAATAGGTTTTAAAATCCCAGAAGAAGAGGAGTTAAAGAAAGAGATCAGCATCAATATACCAGAAAAATTAAGGAGAAAAGAGATAGATTTGCCGGAGTTAAGCGAACTAGAAGTTATTAGACATTTTATAAGATTATCTCAAATGAGTTTTGGTGTTGATAACGGAATGGTACCTTTAGGTTCATGTACTATGAAGTATAACCCAAAGATAGAGGAAGAAGCTGAATTACTTACACAAAATTTGCATCCATTGCAAGATGATTCTACTGTTCAAGGTATTTTAGAGGTTTTATATTATATGCAGAAATGGTTAGCCGAAATAACTGGTATGGATTTATGTAGTTTACAAGTGCCAGCTGGAGCTGCTGGAGAATTAGCAGGGGTTTTAATGATTAAGAAATATCATGAAACTAAGGGTAGAGGAAATAGAGATGAAATGCTTGTTGCTGATACTGCACATGGAACTAATCCTGCTAGTGCTTCTATGGAGAATTTTAAAGTTATCTACATTAAGTCTAATAGTGAAGGTCTAGTTGATGTGGATATTCTGAAGGAGATTGTAAGTGAAAGGACTGCTGGGTTTATGTTAACTAATCCTAATACTCTTGGTCTATTCGAGGAGAATATATTAGATATTGCAAAATATATTCACTCTGTTGATGCAAAATTATATTATGATGGAGCAAATCTTAACGGAATTTTAGGAGTAGTTAGACCGGGAGATATGGGGTTTGATATTGTTCATTTAAATTTACATAAGACATTTGCTGTTCCACATGGGGGTGGAGGTCCAGGAGCTGGAGCAATATGTGCTAAGGGAGAGATGGTTAATTTCTTACCGTATCCATTAGTAGAGAAAAAGGACGGAAAATATTCGTTGTCTTATATTCCAAAATATTCCATTGGAAAAATTGCCACTTTTTATGGAAATGTAGGTAATGTAGTTAGAGCATATACGTATATTCTGGGTTTAGGTGCCGAAGGAATATCAATGATAGGAAAAATGAGTACTTTAGCTACAAATTACCTTATATCACAACTTAAAAATGTAAGAGGACTAGAGTTAATAGCCCCCTATAGACCTAGAAAACATGAGGTAGTTTTTTCTGCTAAAACGTTGGCTAAAGAAACTGGTGTTACAGCAAATGATGTTGCAAAGGCATTATTAGATAGAGGATTTTACGCGCCAACTATATATTTCCCTCCAAATGTAGAGGAGGCTTTAATGATTGAGCCAACAGAAACCGAACCTAAAGAAGTTTTGGATAGTTTTGCAATTGCTATAAAGGAGATTATTAATACTGCCTATTCTAACCCTAAGGAAATTTTAGATACTCCAAAGAATACTAGTGTTAAAAGATTAGACCAAGTTATAGCAAACCATCCGTCTAGTGTAACTCCAACTTATAGGGTTAAAAGACTAAGGGAGGAGGGAAAAATAGGTTCCTTAAAGTAG
- a CDS encoding signal peptidase I, which yields MKKSDILLLIVIILIYIVVLSGIVQTASVEGVSMYPIFQNGFLTFYTSPNNIKIGNIIIYKSPTFNTYVIHHVIKINYIDGEKFYVTKGVDNITNPQSDNKIGLEPPQGIPQSQVIGKVAEVNGIVISIPYLGYISILFSLL from the coding sequence ATGAAGAAGAGTGACATCTTATTACTTATTGTAATAATATTAATTTATATCGTAGTCTTATCTGGAATTGTACAGACAGCAAGCGTAGAAGGAGTCTCAATGTATCCGATTTTTCAGAACGGTTTCTTGACATTTTATACTTCACCGAATAATATCAAAATTGGAAATATTATAATATATAAATCACCTACATTTAACACATATGTGATACATCATGTGATTAAAATAAATTATATAGATGGGGAAAAATTCTATGTTACAAAAGGAGTAGATAATATAACTAATCCTCAGTCTGATAACAAAATTGGTTTAGAACCTCCTCAAGGAATTCCTCAGTCACAAGTTATAGGAAAAGTAGCTGAAGTTAATGGAATAGTAATTTCAATACCTTATCTAGGTTATATTTCAATACTTTTCTCCCTACTTTAA
- the eno gene encoding phosphopyruvate hydratase: MNDYFRIKKIKGYQILDSRGNKTIRVKIETYGGISETGDAPAGASKGSREAIELRDKDGGVTRAVELVNTLINDSLRDFDVRNQLGIDQTLIRMDGTPNKSRVGGNTTIATSIAVAKTAAKAMGLEIFQYIGGPRVRYLPIPLLNILNGGLHAGNELKIQEFIIIPLSFDSFHEALYAADEVYKQLKGIITEKYGKLYTMLGDEGGVAPPLSKTEDALDLVYTAIKNSGYEDKIVMGIDAASSDFFNGSQYEIDGKKLSPDEMIDYYIQLASRYPLLYIEDPFNENDFERFSILQQKLKKTIVTGDDLFTTNIEYLKKGIEKSSAKGTIVKPNQIGTLSETFEYIEFAKKNSIKIIVSHRSGETEDSFIADLAVGVQSDFIKTGAPARGERTSKYNRLLEIENDYGIEYYGKKIYL, translated from the coding sequence ATGAATGACTATTTCAGAATCAAAAAAATAAAGGGTTACCAGATTCTTGATTCTAGAGGAAATAAAACAATCAGAGTTAAAATCGAGACATATGGAGGAATATCAGAAACTGGTGACGCACCAGCTGGAGCATCAAAGGGTAGTAGAGAGGCGATAGAATTAAGGGACAAAGATGGAGGAGTAACTAGGGCAGTCGAGTTAGTAAATACCTTAATTAACGATTCCTTAAGGGATTTTGATGTAAGGAATCAACTAGGAATTGACCAAACATTGATAAGAATGGATGGAACACCTAATAAGTCAAGAGTAGGCGGAAATACAACTATAGCTACATCAATAGCTGTAGCTAAAACAGCTGCAAAAGCTATGGGGTTAGAAATTTTCCAATACATAGGTGGGCCAAGAGTAAGATATCTGCCAATACCATTATTAAATATTTTAAATGGAGGATTACACGCTGGAAATGAACTAAAAATTCAGGAGTTTATTATAATACCTTTAAGTTTTGACAGCTTTCACGAAGCCTTATATGCTGCCGATGAAGTATACAAGCAGTTAAAGGGAATAATAACAGAAAAATACGGAAAACTTTATACAATGCTAGGAGATGAAGGAGGAGTAGCGCCACCATTATCTAAAACAGAAGACGCATTAGATTTAGTATATACTGCTATAAAGAATTCTGGTTATGAGGATAAGATAGTAATGGGAATAGATGCAGCTTCTTCTGATTTCTTTAACGGAAGTCAATATGAAATAGATGGGAAAAAATTAAGCCCAGATGAGATGATAGATTACTACATCCAATTAGCTTCACGTTATCCGTTATTATATATAGAAGATCCTTTTAACGAGAATGATTTTGAGAGATTTTCTATTTTACAACAGAAGTTAAAGAAAACTATTGTTACTGGAGACGATTTATTTACCACTAACATTGAGTATCTAAAGAAAGGGATAGAGAAAAGTTCTGCTAAAGGTACTATAGTTAAGCCTAATCAAATTGGTACTTTATCAGAGACATTTGAATACATAGAATTTGCGAAGAAAAATTCTATAAAAATAATTGTAAGTCATAGAAGTGGAGAGACAGAAGATTCTTTTATAGCTGATTTAGCTGTTGGAGTACAAAGTGATTTTATAAAGACTGGAGCACCAGCTAGAGGCGAAAGAACTAGTAAATATAATAGATTACTAGAAATAGAAAACGATTATGGAATAGAATATTACGGTAAAAAAATTTATCTTTAA
- the cdvA gene encoding cell division protein CdvA produces the protein MPISVDVLTKFVGQKIKDVYGRDVGSIIHVYTEIDGTITGIEISYGNSFVTVSPESVKMDGDNIVLLPEWKTEAIKILGYMEKIRRRQKALEELYSKQEIPKSMYDDMKRKLDSELLKLREEHAKLKSKLKNRLNEIEDQLAQIDKATISLKMSYISGELPETSYKNSMEILRQSKESYTLERDDIKKILDKLDGLDKEGIDIKPSPSLTTQQEQPNKSDGNKSEVPLPIPVRVINTL, from the coding sequence ATGCCAATTTCAGTTGATGTATTAACGAAATTTGTTGGACAAAAGATTAAAGATGTATATGGGAGGGACGTGGGTAGTATAATTCATGTATATACAGAGATTGATGGAACAATAACTGGGATAGAAATTTCTTACGGTAATTCTTTTGTTACCGTAAGTCCAGAAAGTGTTAAAATGGATGGTGATAATATAGTATTATTACCTGAATGGAAAACAGAAGCTATAAAGATTTTAGGATATATGGAGAAGATAAGAAGAAGGCAAAAAGCACTAGAAGAATTATATTCAAAACAGGAAATTCCTAAGAGTATGTATGATGATATGAAAAGAAAGCTAGATTCAGAACTGTTAAAACTCAGAGAAGAACATGCGAAATTGAAAAGTAAATTAAAGAATAGATTAAATGAAATTGAAGATCAATTAGCTCAAATTGATAAAGCAACTATATCGTTGAAAATGAGTTATATTTCTGGCGAATTACCAGAAACTTCATATAAAAATTCTATGGAAATATTAAGACAATCAAAAGAAAGCTACACATTAGAGAGAGATGATATAAAGAAAATATTAGATAAATTGGATGGTTTAGACAAAGAGGGAATAGATATTAAGCCTTCTCCCTCATTAACTACGCAACAAGAACAACCTAATAAGAGCGATGGTAATAAATCAGAAGTACCATTACCAATACCAGTAAGAGTAATAAATACTTTGTAA
- the cdvB gene encoding cell division protein CdvB — MLDKISSFFNNDRKRKAQLGKIITEISLKLKDQQDRLDEAIRRLRDRDKELYEKVIRAQIEGDMAKATIYAQEISDIRKMIKIIYTAFLAIEKVRIKLDTVQELQGVSLVLLPVMKVLGQLKDQIKGIAPEVAIALDSITSNVNSIAIETGALSERTVVPTVVDEEAQKILNETKKMAEEKLKEILPELPYPPSDTPSYKRQVIEIKQEQTQQKRKVTADDLLEYIRQTGGFLDLEHFSKIYNVDKQEVLDLLKSLASKGLITLEE, encoded by the coding sequence ATGTTAGATAAGATCTCATCCTTTTTTAATAATGATAGGAAGCGAAAGGCACAATTAGGTAAAATTATCACTGAGATATCTTTGAAGTTAAAAGACCAACAAGATAGATTAGATGAAGCTATAAGAAGATTAAGAGATAGAGATAAAGAACTTTATGAAAAGGTTATTAGGGCACAAATCGAAGGTGATATGGCTAAGGCTACAATCTATGCACAAGAAATCTCAGATATTAGAAAAATGATTAAAATTATCTATACTGCTTTCTTAGCTATAGAAAAAGTTAGAATTAAATTAGATACTGTACAAGAACTTCAAGGAGTTTCGTTAGTCTTACTTCCAGTTATGAAAGTATTAGGACAATTAAAAGATCAAATAAAAGGAATTGCACCAGAAGTAGCCATTGCATTAGATTCTATAACTAGCAACGTTAATAGTATAGCTATAGAAACTGGGGCTTTGAGTGAGAGAACAGTTGTGCCTACTGTAGTTGATGAAGAGGCTCAGAAAATATTAAATGAAACAAAGAAAATGGCTGAGGAAAAATTAAAAGAGATTTTACCAGAATTACCTTATCCACCTAGTGATACACCATCATATAAGAGGCAAGTAATAGAAATTAAACAAGAACAGACACAACAAAAAAGAAAAGTTACAGCTGACGATTTACTTGAATATATAAGACAAACTGGTGGGTTCTTAGATCTAGAACATTTTAGTAAAATATATAATGTAGATAAACAAGAAGTTTTGGACTTATTAAAATCCTTGGCTTCAAAAGGATTAATTACATTAGAGGAGTAG
- the cdvC gene encoding cell division protein CdvC produces the protein MSAQSMLEEMARKYAINAVKADKEGKAEDAINNYKKAIEILSQLIALYPDSPSIKVYEQMINEYKKRIEVLKEAVPASGSESKQIDIEDLIVKEKPKVSFKDIVGLDDVKEALKEAIIYPTKRPDLFPLGWPRGILLYGPPGCGKTMIAAAVASEIDSYFIQVDAASIMSKWLGEAEKNVAKIFTKAREISKREEKPVIIFIDELDALLGIYNSENGGEVRVRNQFLKEMDGLQDKSENYKVYVIGATNKPWRLDEPFLRRFQKRIYVRLPDFQQRLALLQYYTSKIKMENVDLNKVAEMTEGYTASDIKDIVQAAHIRVVKEMFINNLNEPRPVSMEDFIEVLKIRKPSVNQEMIKAYEAWHEKFKAL, from the coding sequence ATGTCTGCACAATCAATGCTAGAAGAGATGGCTAGGAAATATGCTATTAATGCAGTAAAAGCTGATAAAGAAGGAAAGGCCGAAGATGCTATAAACAATTATAAGAAAGCAATAGAAATATTATCGCAATTAATCGCATTATATCCCGATTCACCATCAATAAAAGTTTACGAACAAATGATTAATGAATATAAGAAAAGAATTGAGGTATTGAAAGAAGCTGTACCCGCAAGTGGATCAGAATCAAAGCAGATCGATATAGAAGATTTAATTGTAAAAGAGAAACCAAAAGTATCGTTTAAGGATATTGTAGGATTAGATGATGTAAAGGAAGCCTTAAAAGAAGCCATTATATATCCGACAAAAAGACCAGATCTGTTCCCATTAGGATGGCCTCGTGGTATCTTACTTTATGGACCTCCAGGTTGTGGAAAGACAATGATTGCAGCTGCAGTAGCTAGTGAGATAGACTCATACTTTATTCAAGTAGATGCAGCATCTATAATGTCAAAATGGTTAGGGGAGGCTGAAAAGAATGTTGCTAAAATATTTACTAAGGCTAGGGAAATAAGTAAGAGGGAAGAAAAACCTGTTATAATATTTATTGATGAACTTGATGCGTTATTAGGGATTTACAATAGCGAAAATGGAGGAGAAGTTAGAGTAAGAAATCAATTCTTAAAAGAAATGGATGGATTGCAAGATAAGTCTGAGAATTATAAGGTTTATGTAATAGGAGCTACTAATAAACCGTGGAGGCTTGATGAACCTTTCTTAAGAAGATTTCAGAAGAGAATTTATGTTAGATTACCAGATTTCCAGCAAAGGTTGGCTTTACTCCAATATTATACATCTAAAATAAAGATGGAGAATGTAGATTTAAACAAGGTGGCTGAAATGACTGAAGGGTACACAGCTAGTGATATTAAGGATATAGTACAAGCTGCTCATATTAGGGTTGTTAAAGAAATGTTCATTAATAATCTTAATGAGCCTAGACCAGTTAGTATGGAAGACTTTATCGAGGTATTAAAAATAAGAAAACCAAGTGTTAACCAAGAGATGATAAAGGCATATGAAGCATGGCATGAAAAGTTTAAAGCACTTTAG